The stretch of DNA CCAGCGCTCCAGGAGTTGCGACTGGAACTCTGTGTAATCTCGCACACCGCCATTCAACGTTGGATAGGCCACATTCGATGATAGAAAATGCAGCGCATGGCCCATTTCGTGGAAGAACGTATTAGCGTCATCCCAAGAAATAAGAACAGGCTCGCCTTCCGCCCCTTTTACAAAATTAGAATTATTCGACGACAGCACATTTTTTGGCCCGTCAAATGTTGTATGAGACCGGTAGCTTGTCGCCCAAGCGCCAGAACGTTTGCCTTGGCGGGCAAAGGGGTCAAGATACCAGAGGCCAATATGGTCGCCGCTATCCTTATCTGTCACGTCCCAAACTTTAACGTCTGGATGAAACACAGGAACAGAGCCTTCGGGAACAGGTGTAAATTCAAAATTAAACAGCTCGCCCGCGGTGAAGAACATCGCTTCTGTGAGTTTACCAAGCTGGAGATATTGCTTCACCTCATCACTATCCAGATCATATTTATCGCGGCGTACTTTTTCAGCATAGAAGCGGTAATCCCACGGCTGGATTGTGATGTCGGCCCCCTCGGCGTCCGCGACCGCTTGCATATCGGCAACCTCTTCGGCGACTCGCGCAATCGCGGCAGGCCAGACGGCTTCCATCAGCTCGATCGCGCGTTCAGGCGTGCCAGCCATACGGTCAGCGAGGCGCCACTGGGCGTAATTATCATAACCCAGCAGACCCACACGTTCATCGCGCAGCTGCAAAATTTCGGCTATGATAGCGTTGTTATCCGTCGCGTCACCGTTATCGCCGCGCGAGTAATAGGTGCGCCAGACTTTTTCGCGCAAGTCACGCTCAGTTGAATAAGTCAAAAACGGCGACATGGACGACCGGGTGTTGGTCACAATATATCCGTCCATATCACGGGCTTTGGCAGCAGCCGCAGCGGCTTTAATATAGCTATCAGATAGGCCGCCGAGCTGATCTTGAGTGAGCGGCGTAACATAGCCCTCTTCATCAGCCAGCACATTGTTACTGAACGTCGTGTGGAGCGTCGCAAGACGTTGATTAATTTCGGCATAGCGCGCTTTGTCAGTCTCATTCAGGGTTGCGCCGTTACGGGCAAAGCCATCATAGACCAATTTGACTAGTCGCTGCTGATCAGGGCGCAGAGAGTCCACAGCGTCGCTATCGTGCACCGCTTTCACGCGCTCAAATAGGGCTTCATTTTGGGTAATCTTGGAACTAAAGGCGGATAAGATTGGGGCCATTTCCCCCTGGACAGCACGAAACTCTGGGCTGCTCATATTAGAGGCCCAAATCCCCCAATAGGTATAGATGCGGTCAAGGTCAGATCCTGTGCGCTCTAATGCGACAATGGTGTTCTCAAAGGTCGGCGCATCAGGGTTTGCCGTTATCATATCAATCTCGGCAAGGCTGCGTTCCATACCGTATTCAAGGGCAGGCTTTAGGTCTTCAAGCTTCACCGTCTCAAAAGCAGGCACACCGCCATAAGGACCCGTCCAATCCGCCAAAACAGTGTTAGATTTTAACGCATCAGGAAGCGCAACGTCGGGAAAGGTAAAGCTTGCCTCTGTTTGGGTTCTCATCGCGGGCTCTTTCGGCGCACTATCGCCGCCGCAAGCCGCGAGGCCAAAGCCCAGAACAAGCGCAGAAGCGCCCAGTAAAATATTTGTTTTTAAAATCTTGCGCATAATCATCTCCATTTTGACCATATGTGGGACCAAAAGCTCGTAATGACAAGAGGGCGCGCGCGGGTTAGACTGAGGCATGACCACAATGAACAAAGACCAAATTGACCAGGCCGAGGCCCAAGGCATTATCACAGCAAAGCAAGCGGCCGCCATGCGAAAACTGGTAGAGCGAGACGGAGCCGTCACCCCGCCAAGCGCTAACGCGGCTGTCATTGGCGATGAAGACAATATGCGCTTTGTGCGCGGATTTTCCGATGTCTTTATCGCCATCGGGATTGGGCTGCTCGCGCTGGGCCTTTGGGGGTTAGCTGGATTATTTGGCGGCGGCACGACCTATCTTTTGGCGGCAGGGGCTATGGCGCTAATGGCCGCCTATTTTGGGCGCAAAACACGACAGCATTTACCCACGCTGATTACGGCTTTGGCATTTTTGCTATTCACCCACAAAGGGCTAGGCGGAATGGTTGGCGAGAGCAGCCCGGTTACCGCGTCCATGATTACAATTGTCGCTATGCTAGCTTATTACTATTTTATCCGCCTTCCGTTTTGCATCGCGCTAATTGCTATATCGATGATTGTTCTTGTTTTCACATTAGCGGAGCAAATGGTGCCTGACGTCTTGGCAGGTAACCGCAGTTGGTTTTTTGTGGCCTGTGGGTTCATCACATTAGGGGCGGCCATTTTTTACGACATGAAAGACACGCAGCGCCTCACGCGATTTGCCGATAATGCCTTTTGGCTCCACCTCACGGCGGCCCCTCTGATTGTTCACGGCCTTGCCTTTCGCGCAGCCGTGGCCAAATCAGACACACTGTTTGACCTTGTGCCTGTCATAGAAGTGACCCGAGGCGATGCCGCCGGTTTGTTGATCATAGTGCTTTTAATTGGGGTATTGGGACTAGCCCTTAATCGACGCGCTTTGTTGGTCTCCTCGCTTGGTTATGCAGGCTTTGCGATTGTGTTTTTATTTTCTGGCGCGGGCGTAAATTTTGGTATGAGCCTAATTTTAGCCTTACTATTGCTGGGTGCGGCGGTCGTCTTTTTAGGCGCAGGCTGGCACAGCGCGCGAAATACTTTGATTAAAGTCCTGCCAAAGTGGACAATCTTTCCGCCAAAATATGAACCTCAAACCAAGGTGTGAGACATAAAGGCGTGAGAAATAAAACAGGCGCCTGTCTTGAACGGCCCCATCTGGCGCTTATCTATCACTCATGACAGATTTTACCCCTCGCGAAATAGTTTCAGAACTCGACAGTCACATTGTGGCCCAAGCCGACGCCAAGCGCGCCGTCGCCATTGCGCTGCGTAATCGCTGGCGCCGCCGCCGCGTTGGCGACAGTTTGCGCAATGAAGTCACGCCGAAAAATATCCTGATGATTGGCCCAACAGGTGTCGGTAAAACCGAAATATCACGCCGCCTGGCGACGCTGGCCCAAGCGCCCTTTATCAAAATTGAAGCCACAAAATTTACCGAAGTTGGCTATGTCGGCCGCGATGTTGAACAAATCATCCGTGACCTTATTGAGGCGTCAATCACACTCATGCGCGACCTTAAACGCGCGGACGTGACCGCCCAAGCAGAGCTAGCCGCAGAAAACCGTATCCTAGATGCTTTTATTGGTAAAGATAGCGGCGAAGCCACGCGCAGAAAGTTTCGCGAACAACTGATTAAAGGCGAACTTGACGACAAAGAGGTCGAGCTTGAGTTCGCCGATACCGCGAGCCCGTTTCAGGGCATTGATATTCCGGGACAGCCAGGCGCATCGATGGGGATGCTTGATCTGGGCTCTATATTTGGCAAGGGCATGGGCAAGACCAAAACCCGCACCATGAAAATTCGCGACGCCCACGCGCCACTACTGGCCGAAGAGGCCGATAAACTGCTTGATGATGAGAGCATTATTCGTGACGCGGTCGAGCGCGCCGAGAATGACGGTATCGTGTTCTTAGATGAAATTGACAAAATCACGGCACGGTCAGGCGCACGGAGCGGCGGCGAAGTGTCCCGCGAAGGTGTGCAGCGCGATTTGCTGCCCTTAATAGAAGGCACGACAGTGTCGACAAAATACGGGCCTGTGAAAACAGATCATATATTATTTATTGCGTCCGGTGCGTTTCATGTCGCCAAGCCGTCCGATATGCTGCCTGAATTGCAAGGCCGATTACCGATCCGCGTGGAGCTTCGCGCACTAACCGAGGCTGATTTTGTCCGCATACTGACAGAACCCAAAGCGAGCCTGATTAAGCAATATAAAGCGCTAATGGAAACCGAAGGCGTGACATTGGATTTCACTGATGACGGCGTAGCAGAAATTGCGCGGGTTGCGGCAGAGGTCAATGCCAAGGTTGAGAACATTGGCGCGCGGCGTTTGCAAACCGTGCTGGAGCGTTTGCTTGATGACATCAGCTTTAGCGCGACAGAGCGGTCTGGCGAGACCGTCACAATTGACGGAGATTACGTCAAGAAAAACGTATCAGAGCTAGCCAAAGACCAAGACTTGTCCAAGTTTATTTTATAGATTTCATCTGACGCGTGATGGTTGGGTAATATAGCCCAAGTGTCAGCGCGCGGGCGACGTAATAGATTAGGAACGCCGTCCATAATCCGTGTGGCCCAAAGCGGGGCTGTAATATGTGGTGCACGCCCAAATAAATTAGCACAGCCATAATACCCGCGTTTCGCATCGCGCGTGTCTGGGTCGTGCCAATAAAAATACCGTCCATCTGATAGGCCGCGAAACCTAAAACAGGGACGAGCGCGCAATAGGGCAAATATGTCATCGCCGTATCCACCACCGCAGGGTCTTTGGTCAGGACCGCAATGACGTAAGGCCCAAGCCCCATTATTAGCAAGGCAGACAGCACAGCAAAGGCGGCAGAAAATTCTGTTGTCAATCTTACAGCGCGGTCAAAGCGGGCTTTGTTTTTGGCTCCAAACGCCGCACCCGTCACCGCTTCTGCCGTATGGGCGAAAGCATCCAGCACAAGGGCGATCATGGTGATAAATTGCATCAAGATGTGATTAGAGGCGAGAAACACTTCACCCTCTGACGCAGCCGCATTACCAAAAAAGGTAAAGCCCACCGTCAATGTCATCGTGCGGATAAAAATATTGCTATTGGATATGCCGAGCTTCTTGAGCGCCGATACATCTAATAACCGCTTGCGTGACAAGGCCCCGTCTCTCAAGCCGCCGCGTTTTTTAATCTCGGCCCAGGCAAGGCTTAGCCCGGCCGCAAGGCCAACCCATTCGGCAATAGCCGACGCGATGCCAACGCCGTATAAGCCCCATCCAAGCGCAATCACAAATAAGGGCGATAGAATAATATTCACGATGTTCAGCACAATCTGCATCGATAGTGCGCGACCCGCCCGTGAAATACCAACAAACCAACCCATCAAAGCAATCGAGCCGAGCGTGGCGGGTAAGCCCCAAAGGCGCGCGCGAATATAACTCGCTGCGCTGTCCTCAATCGTTGGGCTCGCCGTGAAAACCTTAAACGCGACGGCGAGTAGTATTGTTTGCAGGGCAAACACCAAAAGCCCGATAAAAAATCCTAGCGGCACAGCGCGAAAGAGATGGGCTTGCACTTCGATCTGGTCATTGGCCCCGTCACTTTGCGCGGCCAATCCAGCGGTGCTCATCCTCAGGAACCCAAAACCCCAATAGGCGATACCGTAGATGACTGCGCCCAATCCGATACCCGCAAGCGCAGTTGTGCTTGTATAGCGTCCGATGACCAATGTATCGACAATGCCCACAACTGGGGCCAAAGCATTGGCAAGCATAATAGGCCAGCTTTGCGCAAAGACAGCACGGCGCGTAAGCGGCTGATGGATCGGGACGGCGTCAGCCAAATTACCCGTCCGACGGGATAAGGAAATTGCCGTGCAGCGCCGCTATCGGGTTATCGTAATCTTCTTGCCACGCCCGAACACGCACATTGACAACCCGCGACCCACGTTTGAAAACAGCGGCGCGCGCATAGGTGTCCACGGGTCGTCCGCGGCGTAAATAATCGATGTTAATGCCAATGGGTTTTGGAAGATTGGAGAGGTCTTCCTCTGATGCACTATGGATAAGCTCCGCGATAGCAGCCAGTTCCATAAACCCGCCAATAGCCCCGCCGTGCAGAGCGGGCAGCACAGGGTTGCCGATATTATCGGCTGAATAAGGAAGTATGAGCGTTAGTTCTTCGCCAATGAAAATGGGTTTTGCCCCCAGGGTCTGCGCGTAAGGAACGGCTTCTAGCGCACGTGTTATGAGTGTGTCAGAGGTCATGACGACGCCTCTTTTGGCTTAGACTTTGAGCCTGAGGACATCGCTGTCGCCATAAAGCTGGCTTGGGCCATAGCAATTGGCTCATCCTCATTTTCATTCTCAAAAGCGACAGCGCGTACAAAGGCGACATGACGCGTGGCTTTGTAACAATGGGCGCGGGCCATAATTGTCTGGCCCGGTGTGGCGGCGCGCATATAATCAATTGATAGGTTCAGCGTCGCTGTCGCGGTTATACGTTCAAAGCCCGCCAACGCCGCAAGACCGCAAGCTTGGTCCAGCAAGGTCGTCACAGCCCCGCCGTGAATAACACGTGTGCGCGGGTCGCCAATAGCGGCTTTATTATAAGGCAGCGAAAGTGTTGCGCGCCCCAAGG from Fretibacter rubidus encodes:
- a CDS encoding M3 family metallopeptidase codes for the protein MRKILKTNILLGASALVLGFGLAACGGDSAPKEPAMRTQTEASFTFPDVALPDALKSNTVLADWTGPYGGVPAFETVKLEDLKPALEYGMERSLAEIDMITANPDAPTFENTIVALERTGSDLDRIYTYWGIWASNMSSPEFRAVQGEMAPILSAFSSKITQNEALFERVKAVHDSDAVDSLRPDQQRLVKLVYDGFARNGATLNETDKARYAEINQRLATLHTTFSNNVLADEEGYVTPLTQDQLGGLSDSYIKAAAAAAKARDMDGYIVTNTRSSMSPFLTYSTERDLREKVWRTYYSRGDNGDATDNNAIIAEILQLRDERVGLLGYDNYAQWRLADRMAGTPERAIELMEAVWPAAIARVAEEVADMQAVADAEGADITIQPWDYRFYAEKVRRDKYDLDSDEVKQYLQLGKLTEAMFFTAGELFNFEFTPVPEGSVPVFHPDVKVWDVTDKDSGDHIGLWYLDPFARQGKRSGAWATSYRSHTTFDGPKNVLSSNNSNFVKGAEGEPVLISWDDANTFFHEMGHALHFLSSNVAYPTLNGGVRDYTEFQSQLLERWLSTDEVVNNYLVHYKTGEPMPADLRQKIKDAATFNQGFATTEYLASALVDMRYHTTDPTGIDPDAFERETLADLNMPDEIVMRHRSPHFGHIFSGEGYSAGYYGYMWADVLTSDAAESFAQAPGGFYDKEVADKLVKYLFAPRNAIDPAEAFRLFKGRDADISALLRDRGFPVPEE
- a CDS encoding PaaI family thioesterase — protein: MTSDTLITRALEAVPYAQTLGAKPIFIGEELTLILPYSADNIGNPVLPALHGGAIGGFMELAAIAELIHSASEEDLSNLPKPIGINIDYLRRGRPVDTYARAAVFKRGSRVVNVRVRAWQEDYDNPIAALHGNFLIPSDG
- a CDS encoding MATE family efflux transporter; amino-acid sequence: MADAVPIHQPLTRRAVFAQSWPIMLANALAPVVGIVDTLVIGRYTSTTALAGIGLGAVIYGIAYWGFGFLRMSTAGLAAQSDGANDQIEVQAHLFRAVPLGFFIGLLVFALQTILLAVAFKVFTASPTIEDSAASYIRARLWGLPATLGSIALMGWFVGISRAGRALSMQIVLNIVNIILSPLFVIALGWGLYGVGIASAIAEWVGLAAGLSLAWAEIKKRGGLRDGALSRKRLLDVSALKKLGISNSNIFIRTMTLTVGFTFFGNAAASEGEVFLASNHILMQFITMIALVLDAFAHTAEAVTGAAFGAKNKARFDRAVRLTTEFSAAFAVLSALLIMGLGPYVIAVLTKDPAVVDTAMTYLPYCALVPVLGFAAYQMDGIFIGTTQTRAMRNAGIMAVLIYLGVHHILQPRFGPHGLWTAFLIYYVARALTLGLYYPTITRQMKSIK
- the hslU gene encoding ATP-dependent protease ATPase subunit HslU, with amino-acid sequence MTDFTPREIVSELDSHIVAQADAKRAVAIALRNRWRRRRVGDSLRNEVTPKNILMIGPTGVGKTEISRRLATLAQAPFIKIEATKFTEVGYVGRDVEQIIRDLIEASITLMRDLKRADVTAQAELAAENRILDAFIGKDSGEATRRKFREQLIKGELDDKEVELEFADTASPFQGIDIPGQPGASMGMLDLGSIFGKGMGKTKTRTMKIRDAHAPLLAEEADKLLDDESIIRDAVERAENDGIVFLDEIDKITARSGARSGGEVSREGVQRDLLPLIEGTTVSTKYGPVKTDHILFIASGAFHVAKPSDMLPELQGRLPIRVELRALTEADFVRILTEPKASLIKQYKALMETEGVTLDFTDDGVAEIARVAAEVNAKVENIGARRLQTVLERLLDDISFSATERSGETVTIDGDYVKKNVSELAKDQDLSKFIL
- a CDS encoding PaaI family thioesterase; this encodes MDEFDPEAHLQRLWAMAPMMVEGTPHAAKLGMKFVSVALGRATLSLPYNKAAIGDPRTRVIHGGAVTTLLDQACGLAALAGFERITATATLNLSIDYMRAATPGQTIMARAHCYKATRHVAFVRAVAFENENEDEPIAMAQASFMATAMSSGSKSKPKEASS